From Arachis stenosperma cultivar V10309 chromosome 2, arast.V10309.gnm1.PFL2, whole genome shotgun sequence, one genomic window encodes:
- the LOC130962291 gene encoding UPF0481 protein At3g47200-like isoform X2, which yields MMEQMFKQFEEENQRLLLLQEASERSTQTIREEIHELQAPLPKIRKVPHYLRNRVDFAKHYSPKLVSFGPIHHGDQNLKLGEEYKLMWSVMYVRTRGQTARDLHKRVLSNIKELQDLFDKDLFAKQEFTKCEFEGFKDLDEKLSWMLFVDGCALLQVLENGNLGDASDYCHLKIKMDQLILVQQDVLLLENQLPFQLLRLLCCDPNASVNTNVDDHLVKSMEKFLCTHHLWPKPCPPRKEGPCPKPNSVNLPQQESTKVVITPPVLAVHLLDYLRKTIVEDDGSQKKLSKSNASVKQCIITHRNIQELTASGIHLKKLDSRNPKYIKFSSGGIFSFRGILELPEITVDDTTAPTFLNLIAYEMCPDFPNDYGISSFVAFLDSLIDQPEDVKKLRSAGIMRNALGSDEEVSKLFNALSQDLVTIESYSHVSQDIESHYKNKWLSWMTEIWNNHFSTPVAIIALLAARMKAIFGAQGV from the exons ATGATGGAACAAATGTTTAAGCAATTTGAAGAAGAAAACCAAAGATTACTTCTTCTACAAGAAGCATCAGAAAGATCTACTCAAACAATACGTGAAGAAATTCATGagttgcaagctccactccccaAGATTCGTAAGGTACCACATTATCTCCGAAACCGAGTAGATTTCGCCAAGCATTACTCGCCCAAATTGGTTTCATTTGGTCCCATCCATCATGGAGACCAAAATCTGAAGCTAGGAGAAGAGTACAAGCTTATGTGGTCAGTGATGTATGTTAGAACCAGAGGCCAAACCGCAAGGGACCTGCACAAAAGAGTTCTTAGCAATATCAAGGAACTACAGGACCTATTCGACAAGGACTTGTTTGCAAAACAAGAATTCACAAAGTGTGAGTTTGAAGGCTTCAAAGACCTTGACGAGAAACTCTCTTGGATGCTGTTTGTGGACGGATGTGCTCTGCTTCAAGTCCTGGAAAATGGAAACTTAGGTGATGCTTCTGATTACTGCCACTTGAAGATTAAGATGGATCAGTTGATTCTTGTTCAGCAGGATGTGCTGTTGCTGGAGAACCAGCTTCCATTTCAGCTGCTGAGGCTCTTGTGTTGCGATCCCAATGCCAGCGTCAATACCAATGTCGACGATCACTTAGTGAAGAGCATGGAAAAGTTTCTTTGCACTCATCATTTATGGCCAAAGCCATGTCCTCCAAG GAAAGAAGGTCCTTGTCCAAAACCAAACAGCGTCAACTTGCCACAACAAGAGAGCACCAAAGTGGTAATAACACCACCTGTGCTGGCTGTGCATCTGCTTGATTATCTTCGCAAAACCATCGTGGAGGATGATGGTTCCCAGAAAAAATTATCCAAATCCAATGCTAGTGTTAAGCAGTGCATCATCACACACAGAAACATCCAGGAGCTAACAGCATCAGGGATTCATTTGAAGAAACTCGATTCTCGAAATCCGAAATATATCAAATTCTCTTCTGGAGGAATATTTTCTTTTCGTGGCATCCTAGAGCTTCCTGAGATCACCGTAGATGACACAACAGCGCCTACTTTCCTTAACTTGATAGCTTATGAGATGTGTCCTGATTTTCCAAATGATTATGGGATTAGTTCCTTTGTGGCCTTCCTTGACTCACTTATCGATCAACCTGAGGATGTCAAGAAACTGAGATCTGCTGGGATTATGCGTAACGCACTTGGTAGCGATGAGGAAGTCTCCAAGCTCTTTAATGCCTTAAGCCAAGACTTGGTAACTATTGAGAGTTATTCTCATGTTAGTCAAGATATTGAGAGCCATTACAAAAACAAATGGTTGAGCTGGATGACTGAAATTTGGAATAACCATTTTAGCACTCCGGTGGCTATCATTGCCTTGTTAGCTG CTCGAATGAAAGCAATTTTCGGTGCTCAAGGAGTGTGA
- the LOC130962291 gene encoding UPF0481 protein At3g47200-like isoform X1, producing MMEQMFKQFEEENQRLLLLQEASERSTQTIREEIHELQAPLPKIRKVPHYLRNRVDFAKHYSPKLVSFGPIHHGDQNLKLGEEYKLMWSVMYVRTRGQTARDLHKRVLSNIKELQDLFDKDLFAKQEFTKCEFEGFKDLDEKLSWMLFVDGCALLQVLENGNLGDASDYCHLKIKMDQLILVQQDVLLLENQLPFQLLRLLCCDPNASVNTNVDDHLVKSMEKFLCTHHLWPKPCPPRKEGPCPKPNSVNLPQQESTKVVITPPVLAVHLLDYLRKTIVEDDGSQKKLSKSNASVKQCIITHRNIQELTASGIHLKKLDSRNPKYIKFSSGGIFSFRGILELPEITVDDTTAPTFLNLIAYEMCPDFPNDYGISSFVAFLDSLIDQPEDVKKLRSAGIMRNALGSDEEVSKLFNALSQDLVTIESYSHVSQDIESHYKNKWLSWMTEIWNNHFSTPVAIIALLAGIIALVLTFIQTWYSVKQGSDNQSQ from the exons ATGATGGAACAAATGTTTAAGCAATTTGAAGAAGAAAACCAAAGATTACTTCTTCTACAAGAAGCATCAGAAAGATCTACTCAAACAATACGTGAAGAAATTCATGagttgcaagctccactccccaAGATTCGTAAGGTACCACATTATCTCCGAAACCGAGTAGATTTCGCCAAGCATTACTCGCCCAAATTGGTTTCATTTGGTCCCATCCATCATGGAGACCAAAATCTGAAGCTAGGAGAAGAGTACAAGCTTATGTGGTCAGTGATGTATGTTAGAACCAGAGGCCAAACCGCAAGGGACCTGCACAAAAGAGTTCTTAGCAATATCAAGGAACTACAGGACCTATTCGACAAGGACTTGTTTGCAAAACAAGAATTCACAAAGTGTGAGTTTGAAGGCTTCAAAGACCTTGACGAGAAACTCTCTTGGATGCTGTTTGTGGACGGATGTGCTCTGCTTCAAGTCCTGGAAAATGGAAACTTAGGTGATGCTTCTGATTACTGCCACTTGAAGATTAAGATGGATCAGTTGATTCTTGTTCAGCAGGATGTGCTGTTGCTGGAGAACCAGCTTCCATTTCAGCTGCTGAGGCTCTTGTGTTGCGATCCCAATGCCAGCGTCAATACCAATGTCGACGATCACTTAGTGAAGAGCATGGAAAAGTTTCTTTGCACTCATCATTTATGGCCAAAGCCATGTCCTCCAAG GAAAGAAGGTCCTTGTCCAAAACCAAACAGCGTCAACTTGCCACAACAAGAGAGCACCAAAGTGGTAATAACACCACCTGTGCTGGCTGTGCATCTGCTTGATTATCTTCGCAAAACCATCGTGGAGGATGATGGTTCCCAGAAAAAATTATCCAAATCCAATGCTAGTGTTAAGCAGTGCATCATCACACACAGAAACATCCAGGAGCTAACAGCATCAGGGATTCATTTGAAGAAACTCGATTCTCGAAATCCGAAATATATCAAATTCTCTTCTGGAGGAATATTTTCTTTTCGTGGCATCCTAGAGCTTCCTGAGATCACCGTAGATGACACAACAGCGCCTACTTTCCTTAACTTGATAGCTTATGAGATGTGTCCTGATTTTCCAAATGATTATGGGATTAGTTCCTTTGTGGCCTTCCTTGACTCACTTATCGATCAACCTGAGGATGTCAAGAAACTGAGATCTGCTGGGATTATGCGTAACGCACTTGGTAGCGATGAGGAAGTCTCCAAGCTCTTTAATGCCTTAAGCCAAGACTTGGTAACTATTGAGAGTTATTCTCATGTTAGTCAAGATATTGAGAGCCATTACAAAAACAAATGGTTGAGCTGGATGACTGAAATTTGGAATAACCATTTTAGCACTCCGGTGGCTATCATTGCCTTGTTAGCTGGTATTATTGCTCTTGTTCTCACTTTTATCCAAACATGGTACAGTGTTAAGCAAGGTTCTGACAACCAATCACAATAA